The Flavobacterium marginilacus genome window below encodes:
- a CDS encoding sensor histidine kinase, producing the protein MNKLFFRLLVMLMSLSLIGIILVQVYWFNTSFRNNDEQFKFHVKQVLGNVAQKLEQHELYSFYNKINKKIDSTGIAPKEEDLMEFYYVQKNPKTNQTIVYSNNVKSKQYNITLPSFDKKFDNNNKFKSFSSSRITEVYNNSSIDNSAVNQSLVPDVKSVKVGNLGILDKFIFEISNKDILSAMPLEDRVTNEELDKLIRKELEEYGVKTKFEFGILSNGIVTKIKSDNFVYDKAITYSIPVFTDNEGNEKYKLYVSFPHKKKFLLSQLVSITILSIIFTLIIIIAYTSALNQLIRQRQISEIKNDFINNMTHEFKTPIATINLALDAIRNPKIIEDKDKVFKYLEMIRDENKRMHAQVENVLRISKLEKKELNIIKESSDIEEVINDAIEHVNLILEDREGTVTTHFGAIRKIVLLNDVHFTNVIVNVLENAIKYTPEIPKIDIYTENIKDMVLIKIKDNGVGMSKIAQKRIFEKFYREHTGDIHNVKGHGLGLAYVKRIVDDHNGQIYVESEKGKGSTFIIKLPLIN; encoded by the coding sequence ATGAATAAACTGTTTTTTAGATTGCTTGTAATGCTAATGAGTCTTTCCCTGATCGGGATAATTCTTGTGCAGGTGTATTGGTTTAATACCTCATTTCGAAATAATGATGAACAATTTAAATTCCATGTTAAACAGGTTTTAGGGAATGTCGCTCAAAAATTGGAGCAGCATGAACTCTATAGCTTTTATAATAAAATCAATAAAAAGATAGACAGTACAGGAATTGCGCCGAAAGAGGAGGATTTAATGGAGTTTTATTATGTTCAAAAAAATCCAAAAACAAATCAGACTATAGTATATTCTAATAACGTTAAATCAAAACAGTATAATATTACTTTACCCTCATTTGATAAAAAATTTGATAATAACAATAAATTTAAAAGCTTTAGTTCTAGTAGAATAACAGAGGTTTACAATAACAGTTCCATTGATAATTCTGCAGTTAATCAAAGTTTGGTTCCTGATGTTAAAAGTGTAAAGGTTGGGAATTTAGGCATTTTAGATAAATTTATTTTCGAAATTTCAAATAAGGATATTTTATCAGCGATGCCTCTTGAAGACAGGGTAACTAATGAGGAACTTGATAAATTAATCAGAAAGGAATTAGAAGAATATGGTGTAAAAACCAAATTTGAGTTTGGAATTTTAAGCAATGGAATAGTTACCAAAATAAAATCGGATAATTTTGTCTACGATAAAGCTATAACTTATTCTATACCAGTATTTACTGATAATGAAGGGAATGAAAAATATAAATTATATGTATCGTTTCCGCACAAAAAGAAGTTCCTGCTGTCACAATTGGTAAGTATTACAATATTGTCTATAATTTTTACTTTAATCATTATTATTGCTTATACATCAGCTTTAAATCAGTTAATACGTCAAAGACAGATTTCTGAAATCAAAAATGATTTCATTAATAATATGACGCATGAATTTAAAACACCAATTGCAACGATAAATTTAGCTTTGGATGCTATCCGAAATCCTAAAATTATTGAAGACAAAGACAAAGTGTTTAAGTATCTGGAAATGATCAGGGACGAAAATAAACGGATGCATGCCCAAGTAGAAAATGTATTAAGGATTTCAAAATTAGAGAAGAAAGAACTGAATATTATTAAAGAATCCAGTGATATAGAAGAAGTAATTAATGATGCTATTGAGCATGTGAATTTAATTCTGGAAGACAGAGAAGGTACAGTTACAACTCATTTTGGAGCCATCAGAAAAATAGTTTTATTGAATGATGTCCATTTTACGAATGTAATAGTTAATGTTCTGGAAAATGCAATAAAGTATACCCCTGAGATACCTAAAATTGATATTTATACGGAGAATATTAAAGATATGGTTCTAATTAAAATAAAAGATAATGGTGTTGGTATGAGTAAAATTGCTCAAAAAAGAATTTTTGAAAAATTTTACAGAGAACATACAGGGGATATTCATAATGTAAAAGGCCACGGTTTAGGTCTGGCTTATGTAAAAAGAATTGTAGACGACCATAATGGTCAAATATATGTAGAGAGTGAAAAGGGAAAAGGAAGTACCTTCATTATAAAATTACCTTTAATAAATTAG
- a CDS encoding response regulator transcription factor, protein MENTNKKILLVEDDLNFGAVLKDYLMLNDFEVVLAKNGMEGFEKFKKDTYDLCILDVMMPYKDGYTLAKEIREKNNDVPIIFLTAKSMKEDVLKGYKAGADDYLNKPFDSEVLLMKIKAIIQRKASDVKTEVVQFEFNVGKFHLNSKLRFLTFKDEEPIKLSPKENELLKMLILHENDLMPRELALTKIWRDDNYFTSRSMDVYIAKLRKYLKQDEDVEILNIHGEGFRLVVKAK, encoded by the coding sequence ATGGAAAACACAAATAAAAAAATACTATTAGTAGAAGATGACCTAAATTTTGGTGCAGTTCTAAAAGACTATTTAATGCTGAATGATTTTGAAGTTGTTTTGGCTAAAAATGGTATGGAAGGATTTGAAAAATTCAAAAAGGATACTTATGATTTATGCATCCTTGATGTGATGATGCCATACAAAGACGGTTATACTCTGGCAAAAGAGATAAGAGAAAAAAATAATGATGTGCCTATTATTTTCCTTACAGCAAAATCTATGAAAGAGGATGTTTTAAAAGGATATAAAGCAGGAGCTGATGATTATTTGAATAAACCTTTTGATTCTGAAGTTTTGTTGATGAAAATTAAAGCCATCATTCAAAGAAAAGCATCTGATGTGAAAACAGAAGTTGTTCAATTTGAGTTTAATGTTGGTAAATTTCATTTAAATTCAAAACTTCGTTTCCTGACATTCAAAGATGAAGAGCCTATTAAATTATCTCCAAAAGAGAATGAACTGCTTAAAATGTTGATTCTCCATGAAAATGATTTGATGCCAAGAGAGTTAGCGTTGACAAAAATATGGAGAGATGATAATTATTTTACTTCCAGAAGTATGGATGTTTATATCGCTAAACTAAGAAAGTATTTGAAACAAGACGAGGATGTTGAGATTTTAAACATTCACGGTGAAGGATTCAGATTAGTTGTAAAAGCTAAATAA
- a CDS encoding acyl-[acyl-carrier-protein] thioesterase: MPIDKNFTSILSRDWEINFTQCTPNGYLKYTDLCNLLQLTAAAHSEVGGISFTDMQEFNQAWVLSRMRVEITELPKWRDIVTVKTWINSLENSRSVRALEMYVNGKKIIGSETFWAVFNTKARRPEPLALPYEHFELFPDKKATEMGFSKINLPQEKEEIFERTVSLSDLDIVNHANNVKYLEWCLDLVDENKILSQQIKSFEMNFLKELSLKDKVIIHECVNDTDVVFSITKDDKTCYALQVNWK, from the coding sequence ATGCCAATAGATAAAAATTTCACATCCATTCTCAGCAGAGACTGGGAAATTAATTTTACCCAATGCACTCCAAACGGCTATTTAAAATACACCGATTTATGTAATTTACTGCAGTTAACCGCAGCTGCTCATTCTGAAGTGGGCGGTATCAGTTTTACCGATATGCAGGAATTCAATCAAGCCTGGGTACTAAGCAGAATGCGCGTAGAAATCACAGAATTACCCAAATGGAGAGACATTGTAACCGTAAAAACGTGGATTAATTCTCTAGAGAATTCTCGTTCTGTACGAGCGCTTGAAATGTATGTAAACGGAAAAAAAATAATAGGTTCTGAAACCTTTTGGGCTGTTTTCAACACCAAAGCCCGAAGACCAGAACCTTTGGCTTTGCCATACGAACATTTTGAATTATTTCCCGATAAAAAAGCTACTGAAATGGGATTTTCAAAAATAAACCTCCCGCAGGAAAAAGAAGAAATTTTTGAAAGAACCGTTTCTCTATCTGATTTAGACATCGTTAATCACGCCAATAATGTAAAATACCTGGAATGGTGCCTGGATCTTGTTGATGAAAATAAAATACTATCACAACAGATCAAAAGCTTTGAAATGAACTTTTTAAAGGAACTATCTCTCAAGGACAAAGTAATAATTCACGAATGTGTAAATGATACCGACGTCGTGTTTAGCATTACAAAAGACGATAAAACCTGCTACGCTTTACAAGTCAATTGGAAATAA
- a CDS encoding outer membrane beta-barrel protein — protein sequence MKYTILLILFCLKISYGQEKKTKALVNFKPEFSQYAIIPFNFGDNYLAKANKSNVGLGTNFSFLQVQHFKLGMGYDYIFYSITDLSKTGNVGSSRYNSFYGTLAYEIKLSNELYLQPYLGLGSINLNFKNGNRSFGHQTGTDFRIGFNFDYRLNKIISAFTGIGYVSSKYDINTAPEFVSFYDNSKMLQINIGIKLKFINN from the coding sequence ATGAAATACACTATCCTCTTAATTTTATTTTGTCTAAAAATATCTTATGGGCAAGAAAAAAAAACTAAAGCTCTAGTAAATTTTAAACCAGAATTTAGTCAATATGCCATAATTCCGTTTAATTTTGGAGACAATTATTTAGCAAAAGCTAATAAATCGAACGTAGGATTAGGTACCAATTTCAGTTTTCTCCAAGTTCAGCATTTCAAACTGGGAATGGGTTATGATTATATCTTTTATTCTATAACAGACCTTTCCAAAACTGGAAATGTTGGAAGCAGCAGATATAATTCTTTTTATGGAACATTGGCTTATGAAATCAAACTTTCAAATGAATTATATTTACAGCCATATTTAGGTTTGGGTTCCATAAACTTAAATTTTAAAAACGGAAATAGAAGTTTTGGACATCAAACAGGGACAGATTTTAGAATTGGTTTTAATTTTGATTATAGATTAAATAAAATTATTTCAGCTTTTACAGGAATCGGTTATGTTTCTTCAAAATATGATATTAATACTGCTCCAGAATTTGTTTCTTTTTATGATAATTCAAAAATGCTTCAAATAAATATTGGAATAAAATTAAAATTCATTAACAACTAA
- a CDS encoding carboxypeptidase-like regulatory domain-containing protein, which produces MKQILLFFCLFFFLTSCEIQYDGETKIVVTGKIVDENGIPIPEKKIDITIYGDGTYAPSDLVSYGNTDQNGSFTLIFPAPKGDYNFSIAINNLINESSEFQSKEFFAKRNNFENYKLDLNKITLYKTKSITYLKLILNNTSKNKQIKDIQIEGKQTDSYIDLNPEPNNPNYYYPNTNFTVIKNQNIILKYTIIDYSNSAVTTPYSITIPVNNDAVTYTITY; this is translated from the coding sequence ATGAAGCAGATACTATTGTTTTTTTGCCTGTTCTTTTTTCTAACTTCTTGTGAAATTCAGTACGACGGAGAAACAAAAATTGTGGTTACAGGAAAAATTGTTGATGAAAATGGAATTCCAATTCCTGAAAAAAAAATTGATATTACGATATATGGTGATGGCACTTATGCTCCTAGCGATTTGGTTTCTTATGGTAATACAGACCAAAACGGAAGTTTCACACTGATTTTCCCTGCTCCGAAAGGAGACTATAATTTTTCAATAGCTATCAATAATTTAATCAATGAAAGTAGTGAATTTCAGTCGAAAGAATTTTTTGCAAAAAGAAATAATTTTGAAAACTACAAACTGGATTTAAATAAAATCACATTATACAAAACAAAATCGATTACATATTTAAAATTAATTTTAAATAACACCTCAAAAAACAAACAAATAAAAGACATTCAAATAGAAGGAAAACAGACCGATTCTTATATTGATTTAAATCCAGAACCAAACAATCCAAATTATTATTATCCAAACACCAATTTTACTGTAATAAAAAATCAAAATATCATTTTAAAATATACAATTATTGATTATTCAAATTCTGCTGTGACCACTCCGTATAGTATTACTATTCCAGTAAACAATGATGCTGTAACCTATACAATTACATACTAA
- the miaA gene encoding tRNA (adenosine(37)-N6)-dimethylallyltransferase MiaA — protein MKYLITIVGPTAIGKTALSIQLANHFNCEIISCDSRQFFREMTIGTAVPSPEELASATHHFIQNKSIFDNYTVGNFEKEALIKIEELFQTNDYAVLVGGSGLYVDAVLKGFDEFPSIDSAIREKVNLNYENFGIEYLQQQLEILDPEYFQKITSENPQTLQNPQRMMRFVEVCLGTGKPYSSFLNQKKNNRNFTPIIIGLEADRNVIYERINQRVDIMINEGLLAEAETLYPNKELNALQTVGYRELFSYFDGDFTLPFAIEEIKKNTRRFSKRQLTWFKRKENTQWFNYLTDIKFIIDYLKLKM, from the coding sequence ATGAAATATTTAATCACCATAGTCGGACCAACAGCCATAGGAAAAACAGCCTTGAGCATCCAGTTGGCTAATCATTTTAACTGCGAAATCATTTCCTGCGACAGCCGGCAGTTTTTCAGAGAAATGACAATTGGAACCGCCGTACCAAGTCCCGAAGAACTGGCTTCAGCAACACATCATTTCATTCAAAATAAATCGATTTTTGATAATTATACCGTAGGTAATTTCGAAAAAGAAGCGCTTATAAAAATCGAAGAACTATTTCAGACCAATGATTACGCAGTCCTCGTTGGAGGTTCCGGATTGTATGTCGATGCTGTTTTAAAAGGCTTTGATGAATTTCCGTCCATAGATTCTGCTATTCGTGAAAAAGTAAATTTAAATTATGAAAATTTCGGAATCGAATATTTACAGCAACAGTTAGAGATACTTGACCCTGAATATTTCCAAAAAATAACTTCCGAAAATCCACAGACCTTACAAAATCCGCAACGTATGATGCGCTTTGTCGAAGTCTGCCTTGGAACAGGAAAACCGTATTCATCATTTTTAAACCAAAAGAAAAACAACCGTAATTTTACGCCAATCATCATTGGCTTGGAAGCCGACAGAAACGTAATCTACGAAAGAATAAACCAGCGCGTGGATATCATGATCAATGAAGGACTTTTGGCGGAAGCCGAAACTTTATATCCCAACAAGGAATTAAACGCATTACAAACGGTAGGTTATAGAGAATTATTCAGTTACTTTGACGGAGATTTTACACTGCCATTTGCCATTGAAGAAATCAAGAAAAACACCCGCCGGTTTTCAAAACGCCAGCTCACTTGGTTCAAACGCAAAGAAAATACCCAATGGTTTAATTATTTGACTGATATAAAATTTATTATTGATTATTTAAAATTAAAAATGTAA
- a CDS encoding exonuclease domain-containing protein — translation MYAILDIETTGGQFNEEGITEIAIYKYDGHEIVDQFISLINPEIPIQPFVIKLTGINNEMLRGAPKFFEVAKRIIEMTNDCVLVAHNASFDYRILRTEFRRLGYDFNIKTLCTVELSQRLMPEQPSHSLGKLVRALGIPMADRHRASGDAMATVKLFKMLLDKDLEKTITKELIKFEVIKGVSPRLLDIIESLPSKTGIYYIHREDGSIIFIGQSKNIKKRVNQHFTGITSSAKKIQAEVFTVTFEETGSELIALLKASEEIKKNSPIYNRMSRKKMLNWAIYTEKDSDGYLNLKLQKADGRKKEITAFSSQQEAKSALSRITAGYQLCPKLTGLSDSKTPCPQNENNPCDGACSKKITSEEYNDRVQVFIDKNLFDNKNMIIIDRGRKTGEHSAILIENGIYKGYAFYDLNYQINTPDILKNILIPTPNNKNTRNYIQEYLRKNRVQKIINF, via the coding sequence ATGTACGCAATACTAGACATAGAAACCACAGGAGGACAATTCAACGAAGAAGGAATCACAGAGATTGCTATCTATAAATATGATGGGCATGAAATTGTGGATCAATTCATCAGTTTGATCAATCCTGAAATTCCGATACAGCCGTTTGTTATCAAACTCACGGGTATCAATAACGAAATGCTTCGTGGCGCACCAAAATTTTTCGAAGTAGCCAAACGCATTATCGAAATGACAAACGACTGCGTGCTTGTAGCTCACAACGCCTCTTTTGACTATCGAATTCTCCGCACCGAGTTTCGACGTCTTGGATATGATTTCAATATCAAAACCCTCTGCACCGTAGAATTATCCCAGCGTTTAATGCCGGAACAGCCATCACACAGTCTTGGAAAATTAGTAAGAGCACTGGGGATCCCCATGGCCGACAGACACAGAGCCAGCGGTGATGCCATGGCGACAGTCAAACTTTTCAAGATGCTTTTGGACAAAGATTTAGAGAAAACCATCACAAAAGAACTCATCAAATTTGAAGTTATCAAAGGGGTTTCTCCGAGATTACTGGACATAATCGAAAGCCTTCCTTCTAAAACCGGAATTTATTACATTCACAGAGAAGACGGCAGTATTATATTCATCGGCCAAAGCAAAAACATCAAAAAGAGAGTCAATCAGCATTTTACAGGCATAACCAGCAGTGCCAAAAAAATTCAAGCCGAAGTATTCACAGTAACTTTCGAAGAAACCGGAAGCGAGTTGATTGCACTATTAAAAGCATCTGAAGAAATAAAGAAAAACAGTCCGATTTACAACAGAATGTCACGCAAAAAAATGCTGAATTGGGCAATCTATACCGAAAAAGACAGTGACGGATATTTGAATTTAAAACTTCAAAAAGCAGACGGGCGCAAAAAAGAAATAACCGCTTTTTCCAGCCAGCAGGAAGCAAAATCAGCCCTAAGCCGTATTACGGCAGGCTATCAATTGTGTCCAAAACTAACAGGACTTTCAGATTCGAAAACTCCTTGTCCGCAAAACGAAAACAATCCATGTGACGGTGCCTGTTCAAAGAAAATAACGTCAGAAGAATACAATGACCGAGTTCAGGTTTTTATCGACAAAAATCTTTTCGATAACAAAAACATGATTATCATCGACCGTGGCCGAAAAACCGGCGAACACAGTGCTATATTAATAGAAAACGGAATCTACAAAGGATATGCTTTTTATGATTTGAACTATCAGATTAACACTCCTGATATTCTAAAAAATATCTTGATTCCAACGCCCAACAACAAAAACACCCGAAATTATATTCAAGAATATCTAAGAAAAAACAGGGTGCAGAAAATTATTAATTTTTAA
- a CDS encoding four helix bundle protein, which yields MEKIFNFEDRLVRFAGECIFFTRQLEKIFENEYYKNQLIRSSGSASLNFGEAQGTVTDKDFIFKLSLVVKELKESRNSLKILDYIKEGDDAKRNTLLTEIEQLIAISSKMIINKKQITDN from the coding sequence ATGGAAAAAATATTCAATTTTGAAGACAGATTAGTTCGCTTCGCAGGTGAATGTATTTTCTTTACAAGACAATTAGAAAAAATATTTGAAAACGAATATTATAAAAATCAATTAATAAGATCATCCGGAAGCGCCTCTCTAAATTTTGGAGAAGCACAAGGCACAGTAACTGATAAAGATTTTATTTTTAAACTTTCATTAGTTGTAAAAGAGTTAAAAGAATCGAGAAATTCTTTAAAAATTCTAGATTATATTAAAGAAGGCGATGATGCAAAAAGAAACACACTTTTAACAGAGATTGAGCAGCTAATTGCTATTTCATCAAAAATGATAATTAATAAAAAACAAATCACTGACAATTAG
- a CDS encoding YggS family pyridoxal phosphate-dependent enzyme: protein MSIKNNLLHIKSTLPEHVTLVAVSKTKPVSDLMEAYNAGQRIFGENKIQEMVDKWEQMPKDIEWHMIGHVQTNKVKYMASFVSLIHGVDSFKLLEEINKQAKKNNRIIDCLLQIYIAEEESKFGLDEEELSVLLSSPAFKEMKNIRIVGLMGMATFTDKQNQIKKEFQHLKSIFDGLQSLQAANCKLQTVSMGMSGDYQLAIACGSTMVRIGSSIFGGR, encoded by the coding sequence ATGTCAATAAAAAATAATCTTCTACATATAAAATCAACACTTCCAGAACATGTTACTCTGGTGGCGGTTTCCAAAACAAAACCTGTTTCTGATTTAATGGAAGCCTATAATGCCGGTCAGCGTATTTTTGGTGAAAACAAAATTCAGGAAATGGTTGACAAATGGGAACAAATGCCCAAAGACATCGAATGGCATATGATAGGTCACGTTCAGACCAACAAAGTCAAATACATGGCGTCTTTCGTAAGTTTGATTCACGGTGTGGACAGTTTTAAATTATTGGAAGAAATCAACAAACAAGCCAAGAAAAACAATCGAATTATTGATTGTTTACTGCAAATATACATCGCTGAAGAAGAATCAAAATTCGGTCTTGATGAAGAAGAATTGTCAGTGCTTCTCTCCTCGCCTGCTTTCAAAGAGATGAAAAACATCCGAATTGTAGGTTTAATGGGAATGGCAACCTTTACAGATAAACAAAACCAAATCAAAAAGGAATTTCAGCACCTGAAATCAATTTTTGATGGATTACAATCACTGCAAGCTGCAAACTGCAAACTGCAAACTGTTTCAATGGGAATGTCGGGCGATTATCAATTGGCAATTGCATGTGGCAGTACAATGGTTCGAATTGGAAGTAGTATCTTTGGAGGAAGATGA
- a CDS encoding 3-hydroxyacyl-CoA dehydrogenase family protein → MKIIAVIGAGTMGNGIAHTFAQSGFTVKLIDVSEKSLDKGMATIFANLDRMVSKGTITEEDKVKTITNIITYTDIKDGVVGADLVVEAATENVELKLNIFKQLNEACSHNTILATNTSSISITQIGAVVAHPERVIGMHFMNPVPIMKLVEIIRGYNTSDEVTNIIMKLSEKLGKTPVEVNDYPGFVANRILMPMINEAIETLYNKVAGVYEIDTVMKLGMGHPMGPLQLADFIGLDVCLAILNVMYDGFKNPKYAPCPLLVNMVRAGKLGVKSDEGFYDYSESKKAEKVSKQFV, encoded by the coding sequence ATGAAAATTATTGCTGTAATCGGAGCCGGAACTATGGGTAACGGAATTGCCCATACATTTGCGCAAAGCGGTTTTACTGTAAAACTGATCGATGTTTCCGAAAAATCATTGGATAAAGGGATGGCAACTATTTTTGCAAATTTAGATCGAATGGTTTCTAAAGGAACCATAACTGAAGAAGATAAAGTCAAAACCATTACCAATATTATCACTTATACTGATATTAAAGACGGTGTGGTTGGTGCCGATTTGGTAGTCGAAGCAGCTACAGAAAATGTAGAATTAAAACTAAATATTTTCAAACAATTAAACGAAGCCTGTTCACATAATACTATTTTGGCAACCAACACTTCGTCAATTTCGATTACTCAAATTGGAGCTGTTGTAGCACATCCTGAGCGTGTAATAGGAATGCACTTCATGAATCCGGTGCCGATTATGAAACTGGTAGAAATCATCCGCGGATATAATACCAGCGATGAAGTGACGAACATCATCATGAAGTTATCCGAAAAACTCGGTAAAACTCCTGTTGAAGTAAATGATTATCCCGGTTTTGTGGCCAATAGAATTTTGATGCCAATGATTAACGAAGCAATCGAAACCCTATACAACAAAGTTGCCGGCGTTTATGAAATTGACACTGTTATGAAACTGGGAATGGGACATCCAATGGGACCTTTACAGCTAGCCGATTTCATTGGTCTTGATGTATGTCTTGCTATTTTGAATGTAATGTACGACGGTTTCAAAAATCCAAAATACGCTCCTTGCCCATTATTGGTAAATATGGTTAGAGCAGGAAAACTGGGAGTGAAATCAGATGAAGGTTTTTATGATTACAGCGAAAGTAAAAAGGCTGAGAAAGTATCAAAGCAGTTTGTTTAA
- a CDS encoding Gfo/Idh/MocA family protein, producing the protein MLKIGVLGAGHLGKIHLRLLQQSEKYELVGFYDPNLENAEKINKEFGYKNFNTIATLIHAVDVIDIVTPTLSHYKCAKVAIKSGKHVFIEKPISNTIEEAEEIIALAKEFNVKGQVGHVERFNPAFIATKNMIENPMFIETHRLAEFNPRGTDVPVVLDLMIHDIDAIMSVVKSNVKKIDASGVAVISDTPDIANARIEFENGCVANLTASRISLKNMRKSRFFQKDAYISVDFLEKKCEVVKMKDAPEVPGDFDMVLQNAEGVKKQIYFENPDVESNNAILDELETFADAINNDTTPVVTLEQATDALRVAYQIIDCFNK; encoded by the coding sequence ATGCTGAAAATTGGAGTATTAGGTGCTGGACACCTAGGTAAAATACATTTGCGTTTATTACAACAATCTGAAAAGTATGAATTAGTTGGTTTTTATGACCCCAATCTAGAAAACGCCGAAAAAATAAACAAAGAATTTGGATACAAAAATTTCAATACCATTGCAACCCTTATCCATGCAGTAGACGTTATTGACATCGTTACACCTACACTTTCCCACTATAAATGTGCCAAAGTAGCAATCAAATCCGGGAAACATGTTTTTATTGAAAAACCGATTTCCAATACTATTGAAGAAGCTGAAGAAATTATAGCATTAGCAAAGGAATTCAATGTAAAAGGCCAGGTTGGTCACGTAGAAAGATTCAACCCTGCGTTTATCGCTACCAAAAACATGATTGAAAACCCAATGTTTATAGAAACACATCGATTAGCAGAGTTCAATCCCCGCGGAACCGATGTCCCAGTAGTTTTGGATTTAATGATTCATGATATTGATGCTATTATGAGTGTGGTTAAATCTAATGTAAAAAAAATTGATGCTAGTGGTGTTGCTGTAATAAGCGATACTCCAGACATTGCCAATGCCAGAATTGAATTTGAAAATGGATGCGTAGCCAATCTAACCGCAAGCCGAATTTCTTTGAAAAACATGCGCAAATCAAGATTTTTCCAAAAAGATGCCTATATCTCGGTAGATTTTCTGGAAAAAAAATGTGAAGTAGTCAAAATGAAAGACGCGCCGGAAGTTCCAGGTGATTTTGATATGGTTTTACAAAACGCCGAAGGTGTAAAAAAACAAATTTATTTTGAAAATCCGGATGTAGAAAGCAATAATGCCATCCTTGACGAATTAGAAACATTTGCTGATGCAATTAATAATGATACTACTCCGGTTGTAACACTGGAACAAGCCACTGATGCCTTAAGAGTGGCTTATCAGATTATTGATTGTTTCAATAAATAA
- a CDS encoding protein-L-isoaspartate(D-aspartate) O-methyltransferase has product MKDTAKHQGLRNQLVNVLKQKGITDKNVLEAIKKIPRHLFLNSSFEDYAYQDKAFPIAAGQTISQPYTVAFQSQLLGIQKGHKVLEIGTGSGYQTAVLCLMGAQVFSIERQNELFKQTSVLLPKLGIRPKHLSFGDGYKGLPNYAPFDSVIVTAGAPFIPQPLMAQLKVGGRLVIPLGEDVQIMTMLVRINETQFEKHEFGEFRFVPLLEDKN; this is encoded by the coding sequence TTGAAAGATACAGCAAAGCATCAGGGACTTCGTAATCAATTAGTAAACGTATTAAAGCAAAAAGGAATTACGGATAAAAATGTGCTGGAAGCGATAAAAAAAATACCGCGTCATTTATTTTTAAATTCCAGTTTTGAAGATTATGCCTATCAGGATAAGGCTTTTCCTATTGCAGCCGGGCAGACAATTTCACAGCCTTATACAGTTGCTTTTCAATCGCAGCTTTTAGGAATACAAAAAGGACATAAAGTACTGGAAATAGGTACCGGTTCTGGATATCAGACAGCCGTTTTATGCTTAATGGGAGCTCAGGTTTTTTCTATAGAAAGACAAAATGAGCTGTTCAAACAGACTTCTGTTTTACTGCCAAAACTAGGAATCCGTCCTAAACATCTTTCTTTTGGAGATGGCTATAAAGGACTGCCAAATTATGCACCTTTTGACAGTGTTATTGTTACTGCAGGTGCCCCTTTTATCCCGCAGCCATTGATGGCACAGCTAAAAGTGGGGGGGAGACTCGTAATTCCTTTGGGAGAAGATGTGCAGATTATGACTATGCTTGTCCGTATTAATGAAACGCAGTTTGAAAAACATGAGTTTGGAGAATTCCGTTTTGTTCCTTTATTAGAAGATAAAAATTAA